In Agarivorans gilvus, one genomic interval encodes:
- a CDS encoding MlaD family protein, with amino-acid sequence MNNASAPEIKKEKVISPIWLLPTLAVLLGAWLLFKAWSEAGISIDIQFDSAKGITAGETQIFYQGLDIGVVKSVELAPNLEGVVVNAEIKREAETLLTADSQFWLVTPKASITEISGLDALVSGNYIELNPGTGKPSEHFVALNEPPNIIRGKGLNLRLLADDLGSLTIGSGVYFKKIRVGEVQRYQLNQQQQVEFDILVKPQFADLVKQDSRFWNVSGFKADISLDGVQIDSESLASVISGGVSFDSPSQSQQAEAGQQFTLFESLKSSQRGTPISIRMQQQNGLVAKHSKLLYRGNVVGFINDIEISDDHQQFQANALIEPKYEDLFTENSQLLLLQPDISLSGVKNLSALIGAKQIEVFSADGPLANSFNLSLAPPAPAGSRVFSLSSDEINGVTTGSPIVYKGLTIGKVSAIQVQDRKFQLEAYIDAEYRELLSQNSRFYQQSPLEIAADLNGISVESGGLSGFLQSPIMLLPGSANTPSNQQNFKLYQNKKAAELSKGKILKPLKLTLNTEYLGSIAKGVPVLYRRVPVGEVSAYQLKADGQIDVSLSIDGSYKHLITDSSRFWHASGIEVKASLEGLSVNSESLKALVMGGVSFDNFDELAKESVATLYRSKHDATRRHLAIELSTNNSEGIYANMPIKYKDQQIGKIDSLRFSEDLKTLYAKADLDFPYYRDFARTGSRYWQESATISLSSVKNLDTLVKGDFINALPGKGKPTLSFELFKQAPESDPNSLHIWLSSRHFGSLKIGSPVLYKQFQVGKVDDAKLATDGSQILARLSISSEYRHLVRKNSVFWNASGVDVKVGLGGADIRLDSVETLLSGGIAFATPDDKPYANPAQDQDKFELQSTYQEKWLQWSPSIEP; translated from the coding sequence TTGAATAATGCCAGTGCGCCAGAGATAAAAAAAGAAAAAGTCATCTCCCCTATATGGCTGTTGCCTACCCTAGCTGTATTGCTGGGAGCCTGGTTATTATTTAAAGCTTGGTCGGAAGCCGGCATTAGCATTGATATTCAATTCGACAGCGCTAAAGGCATCACAGCTGGCGAGACCCAGATTTTTTATCAGGGGCTCGATATTGGCGTAGTAAAATCGGTTGAGCTGGCACCTAATTTAGAAGGTGTTGTTGTTAACGCAGAAATCAAAAGAGAAGCAGAAACACTACTCACCGCCGATAGCCAATTCTGGCTGGTTACTCCTAAAGCATCAATCACCGAAATCAGTGGCTTAGACGCCTTGGTATCGGGTAACTATATCGAGTTAAATCCAGGCACGGGCAAGCCCAGTGAACATTTTGTGGCTTTAAATGAGCCACCTAACATCATTCGCGGTAAAGGGCTTAATCTACGTTTACTGGCCGACGACTTAGGTTCACTAACCATCGGTTCTGGTGTTTACTTCAAAAAAATTCGGGTGGGTGAAGTTCAGCGCTATCAGCTCAACCAACAGCAACAAGTGGAGTTTGATATTTTAGTCAAACCGCAGTTTGCCGACTTGGTGAAGCAAGATAGTCGCTTTTGGAACGTGAGTGGCTTTAAAGCCGATATTTCTTTAGATGGCGTGCAAATAGACAGTGAAAGCCTCGCCAGTGTGATTAGTGGCGGAGTCAGTTTTGATAGCCCAAGCCAATCACAACAAGCCGAAGCCGGCCAGCAATTTACCCTCTTCGAGAGTCTTAAAAGTTCGCAGCGCGGAACCCCAATTAGCATTCGCATGCAACAGCAAAACGGCCTGGTAGCTAAACACAGTAAGCTACTCTATCGCGGTAATGTGGTAGGTTTTATTAATGATATCGAGATCAGTGACGACCATCAGCAGTTTCAAGCCAATGCGCTAATAGAACCCAAGTATGAAGACCTGTTTACTGAAAACAGCCAACTGCTGCTATTGCAACCCGATATTAGCTTAAGCGGTGTTAAAAACCTTAGTGCGCTAATTGGTGCCAAACAGATTGAGGTATTCTCCGCAGATGGCCCCTTAGCTAACAGTTTTAATTTAAGCCTCGCGCCTCCCGCCCCTGCAGGTAGCCGAGTGTTTAGCTTAAGTAGCGATGAAATTAATGGTGTCACAACAGGTAGCCCCATTGTCTACAAGGGTTTAACTATTGGCAAAGTAAGTGCCATACAGGTTCAGGATAGAAAATTTCAGCTTGAGGCTTATATCGATGCTGAGTATCGAGAGTTACTTAGCCAAAATAGTCGTTTCTACCAACAAAGCCCCTTAGAAATTGCCGCCGACCTTAATGGTATTAGTGTAGAAAGTGGCGGATTATCGGGTTTTCTTCAAAGTCCAATAATGCTGTTACCCGGCAGTGCCAATACACCGTCTAACCAGCAAAACTTCAAACTTTATCAAAACAAAAAGGCAGCGGAGCTCTCCAAAGGAAAAATCTTAAAGCCGCTCAAATTGACGCTAAATACCGAGTATTTAGGCTCTATCGCCAAGGGAGTTCCGGTGCTTTATCGCCGTGTCCCGGTGGGTGAAGTCAGCGCTTATCAGCTAAAAGCCGATGGACAAATTGACGTTAGCTTGAGTATTGACGGCAGTTATAAGCATTTGATTACCGACAGTAGCCGATTCTGGCATGCCTCTGGTATCGAAGTGAAAGCCAGTTTAGAAGGCTTGTCGGTCAATAGTGAATCGTTAAAAGCCCTAGTGATGGGCGGGGTAAGCTTCGATAACTTTGATGAATTAGCTAAAGAGAGCGTAGCTACTCTGTACCGTAGCAAACACGACGCCACAAGGCGCCACCTTGCCATCGAGCTAAGCACCAACAATAGCGAAGGTATTTATGCCAATATGCCTATCAAGTATAAAGACCAACAAATAGGAAAAATTGACTCACTACGTTTTAGCGAAGATCTAAAAACACTTTATGCCAAAGCCGATCTCGATTTCCCTTACTATCGTGATTTTGCTCGTACAGGTAGCCGTTACTGGCAAGAAAGTGCCACTATTAGCCTAAGCTCAGTGAAAAACCTCGACACATTAGTTAAAGGGGATTTTATTAATGCCCTGCCCGGTAAAGGTAAACCGACGCTTAGTTTTGAACTATTTAAACAAGCGCCAGAAAGTGATCCTAATAGCTTACACATTTGGTTAAGCAGTCGCCATTTTGGCTCCTTAAAAATTGGCAGCCCAGTACTGTACAAGCAATTCCAAGTCGGAAAAGTTGATGATGCCAAGCTTGCTACCGATGGCTCACAAATATTGGCGCGTTTGAGTATCAGCAGTGAATACCGCCACTTAGTCCGCAAAAACAGCGTCTTTTGGAATGCCTCGGGAGTGGATGTGAAAGTCGGCTTGGGTGGCGCCGATATTCGTCTTGATTCGGTAGAAACCTTATTAAGCGGTGGCATTGCCTTTGCCACCCCTGATGACAAGCCTTACGCTAATCCAGCACAGGACCAAGATAAATTTGAATTACAGTCCACTTACCAGGAAAAATGGCTACAATGGAGCCCATCGATTGAGCCATAA
- a CDS encoding TatD family hydrolase gives MLVDSHCHLDRLDYQNNHKNVADALAKAKSAGVDYCLAVAISPEKFPSMLEKVEQFEQVFASCGMHPLYVQDQPFDSAQMEAYIQHPKVVAVGETGLDYFYAKEHKVLQQRVFVEQIKLAVKHNKPLIIHTRDAREDTLELLKEHQADSCKGVLHCFTESLEMAEAAMEMGFYISASGIISFNSAKELQQTFKQIPLERILVETDSPYLAPVPYRGKENQPAYTRKVAECLAEIKGISLQQVAEQTTQNFFDLFSLAKP, from the coding sequence ATGTTAGTCGACTCCCATTGCCATTTAGACCGTTTAGACTACCAAAACAACCATAAGAATGTTGCCGATGCCTTGGCTAAGGCAAAATCTGCTGGAGTCGATTACTGTTTGGCGGTGGCTATTTCACCAGAAAAATTTCCATCCATGCTAGAGAAGGTGGAACAGTTCGAGCAAGTGTTTGCCTCCTGTGGTATGCATCCTTTGTATGTGCAAGATCAGCCCTTCGACTCAGCGCAAATGGAGGCTTACATACAGCATCCCAAAGTAGTGGCTGTTGGGGAAACCGGGCTGGATTATTTTTATGCCAAAGAACACAAAGTTCTGCAACAACGGGTGTTTGTTGAGCAAATTAAACTGGCGGTAAAACACAACAAGCCGCTGATTATTCATACCCGCGATGCTAGAGAAGATACTCTTGAGTTGCTCAAAGAGCATCAAGCTGATAGCTGTAAAGGGGTACTACATTGCTTTACTGAAAGTTTAGAAATGGCTGAAGCCGCCATGGAGATGGGCTTTTACATTTCAGCCTCGGGAATCATTAGTTTTAATTCCGCTAAGGAGTTACAGCAAACCTTTAAGCAGATCCCTTTAGAGCGGATCTTGGTTGAAACCGATAGCCCTTATTTGGCTCCTGTTCCGTATCGAGGAAAAGAAAATCAACCCGCCTATACGCGGAAAGTGGCAGAGTGCTTAGCGGAAATCAAGGGAATAAGTTTGCAGCAAGTAGCAGAGCAAACCACGCAAAATTTCTTTGACTTGTTCAGTTTGGCTAAGCCTTAA
- the tmk gene encoding dTMP kinase, which translates to MKPGKFIVIEGLEGAGKSTAVAVIQQQLEQHGIEYIHTREPGGTPIAEALRNIVKQGVDDEQVCDSTELLLMYAARAQLVETRIKPALVQGTWVIGDRHDLSSQAYQGGGRQLGLAKLQALKQLAIGDFEPDLTLYLDIEPSLGLSRARERGVLDRIEQQALSFFERSREVYLAQAAASDKIKTIDASQQLASVSSDIEAAIRAYLKDVD; encoded by the coding sequence ATGAAGCCTGGAAAGTTTATTGTAATTGAAGGATTAGAAGGCGCTGGAAAAAGCACTGCGGTAGCGGTTATTCAGCAGCAGCTAGAGCAGCACGGTATTGAATATATTCATACTCGTGAGCCTGGCGGTACACCCATTGCCGAAGCATTGCGCAACATTGTTAAGCAAGGGGTAGACGACGAACAAGTCTGTGATAGTACTGAATTATTACTGATGTATGCTGCTCGCGCCCAGTTAGTGGAAACACGAATTAAACCTGCCTTAGTGCAGGGGACTTGGGTTATTGGCGATCGTCACGACCTGAGTTCGCAGGCCTATCAGGGCGGAGGACGGCAGTTAGGCTTAGCTAAACTACAGGCGCTTAAACAGCTAGCCATTGGTGATTTTGAACCCGACTTGACCCTGTATCTGGATATTGAGCCCAGCCTCGGTTTAAGCCGAGCCCGCGAGCGTGGCGTCTTAGATCGCATAGAGCAACAAGCCTTAAGCTTCTTCGAGCGTAGCCGAGAGGTGTATCTGGCTCAAGCGGCAGCCTCTGACAAAATAAAAACCATTGATGCGAGCCAACAATTGGCTAGCGTTTCTAGCGACATTGAAGCGGCCATCAGGGCATATTTAAAGGATGTTGATTAA
- the acpP gene encoding acyl carrier protein → MSAIEERVKKIIIEQLGVSEDEVKNEASFVDDLGADSLDTVELVMALEEEFDTEIPDEEAEKITTVQAAIDYVLNNQD, encoded by the coding sequence ATGAGTGCAATTGAAGAACGTGTTAAAAAAATCATCATCGAGCAACTAGGTGTAAGCGAAGACGAAGTTAAAAACGAAGCTTCTTTCGTTGACGACTTAGGCGCTGACTCTTTAGATACTGTAGAACTAGTTATGGCTTTAGAGGAAGAATTCGATACTGAAATTCCTGATGAAGAAGCTGAAAAAATCACTACTGTACAAGCTGCAATTGATTACGTTCTAAATAATCAAGATTAA
- the mltG gene encoding endolytic transglycosylase MltG codes for MLRKVIFSVILISLVAGFGAYRWFDHYLNQQWQRPRTALLDQVSVDAGDNLYRVAGSVFANADKDVWWLRVWFKLHPQHSQIKRGYYALPEQLSYAELAQLLASGRVMQLKVSLIEGETFAEFWAKLNTTEGIKPSDKTEQQLIEWLKLEHSKLEGLLLPETYFFVHDTPAEQIVLRANQALNKVLEEQWSQRQENLPLTNPYQALILASIIEKETGAKFERPTIASVFVNRLNKGMRLQTDPTVIYGMGERYDGNIRRKDLREATPYNTYVIKALPPTPIAMASEDAIIAALNPEHTRYYYFVAKGGGEHYFSKSLAEHNRAVRKYILKK; via the coding sequence ATGCTTCGTAAAGTTATTTTTAGTGTTATTTTAATCTCCTTAGTAGCGGGTTTTGGTGCTTATCGCTGGTTTGATCACTATTTGAACCAGCAATGGCAGCGGCCGAGAACCGCCTTGCTTGACCAAGTTTCGGTGGATGCCGGGGACAACTTGTATCGGGTTGCCGGTTCTGTGTTTGCCAACGCCGATAAGGATGTTTGGTGGTTAAGAGTGTGGTTTAAGCTGCACCCTCAGCATAGCCAGATAAAGCGGGGTTATTATGCACTACCTGAACAACTCAGTTACGCCGAGCTAGCACAATTACTGGCGAGCGGTAGGGTGATGCAACTTAAAGTCAGCCTTATTGAGGGCGAAACCTTCGCTGAGTTTTGGGCCAAGTTGAATACCACAGAAGGTATTAAACCCAGTGATAAAACCGAGCAGCAGTTAATCGAGTGGCTTAAGTTAGAGCACAGCAAGCTAGAGGGTTTGTTACTGCCAGAAACCTATTTCTTTGTACATGATACTCCCGCGGAGCAGATCGTATTACGAGCCAACCAAGCTCTAAACAAGGTCTTAGAAGAGCAGTGGAGTCAGCGCCAAGAAAATCTGCCTTTAACCAATCCTTACCAAGCATTAATACTGGCATCGATTATTGAGAAAGAAACAGGGGCTAAGTTTGAGCGGCCTACCATTGCCTCGGTATTTGTTAATCGTTTGAATAAGGGCATGCGTTTACAAACTGATCCTACCGTTATCTATGGTATGGGCGAGCGTTATGATGGAAATATTCGCCGCAAAGATTTACGTGAAGCCACCCCGTACAATACTTATGTGATAAAGGCTTTACCGCCTACGCCTATTGCCATGGCCAGTGAGGACGCCATTATTGCAGCCTTAAATCCAGAACATACGCGCTATTATTATTTTGTTGCCAAAGGCGGCGGTGAACATTATTTCTCCAAGTCCTTAGCCGAGCATAATCGAGCCGTAAGAAAATATATTTTAAAGAAGTAA
- the rsmF gene encoding 16S rRNA (cytosine(1407)-C(5))-methyltransferase RsmF produces MTKTINFPAKFIERIEQDLPSDLSLASFKAICQQPMRKSIRVNTLKISVQDFKTLAAQLAWQLSPIPWCDTGFWLERQDESISLGNTAEHNAGLFYIQEASSMLPVSALFHCFAPQADSLVLDAAAAPGSKTTQLAAVLAGQGAIVANEYSASRVKVLAANLIRCGVTNAAITHFSAEVFGPWMSEQFDAILLDAPCSGEGTLRKDPYALDNWSEQHVAEISALQTTLLESALQALKPGGVVVYSTCTLNQQENQQVIATLAQNYPQHFEPISLERLFEDSARALTKEGYLHVWPHYYDSEGFFVAALRKTADSMPTPKVNKRIKPFAYQAASKKQQAAIQAHFTQQFGIQLPESHSVYLKGKDYWLLPNSFLRVKDEMRFERVGIKLAEEFKQGFRTSHDAITALGPLVSKNLMELDHQQAHQYYQGKDISYPNNNQGELAVSYQGQIIGLGKWVRNKIKNGYPRELVKDKGLG; encoded by the coding sequence TTGACTAAAACAATTAATTTTCCAGCCAAATTCATTGAACGTATCGAGCAAGACCTGCCTAGTGATTTGAGTTTGGCTAGCTTTAAAGCCATCTGCCAACAGCCCATGCGTAAGAGTATTCGAGTGAATACCTTAAAAATCAGCGTGCAAGATTTCAAAACCCTTGCTGCACAATTAGCTTGGCAACTTAGCCCTATTCCTTGGTGTGATACTGGCTTTTGGCTAGAACGCCAAGATGAGTCAATATCCTTGGGCAATACCGCCGAACACAACGCAGGTTTATTTTACATTCAAGAAGCCAGCTCAATGTTACCGGTTAGCGCCCTATTTCACTGTTTTGCGCCACAAGCAGACAGCTTAGTGTTAGATGCGGCCGCCGCACCGGGTTCTAAAACTACTCAACTCGCCGCGGTGTTAGCAGGACAAGGTGCTATTGTTGCCAATGAATACTCGGCTAGCCGAGTGAAGGTCTTAGCTGCCAATTTAATCCGCTGCGGAGTGACTAATGCCGCCATCACTCATTTTAGTGCCGAGGTATTTGGCCCATGGATGAGTGAACAATTTGATGCCATCTTGCTTGATGCGCCCTGCTCTGGCGAAGGTACCCTACGTAAAGATCCCTACGCACTAGATAACTGGAGTGAACAGCATGTGGCGGAGATATCGGCGCTACAAACCACTCTATTAGAAAGTGCGCTACAGGCCTTAAAGCCTGGCGGCGTCGTCGTTTACTCTACCTGTACCCTTAATCAGCAAGAAAACCAACAAGTGATCGCAACACTAGCCCAAAATTATCCACAGCATTTTGAGCCAATTAGCTTGGAGCGTTTGTTTGAAGATAGTGCCCGAGCCCTTACTAAAGAAGGTTATCTGCATGTATGGCCGCACTATTACGATAGCGAAGGTTTTTTTGTTGCCGCTTTACGCAAAACCGCTGACTCGATGCCAACTCCAAAGGTTAACAAACGCATAAAACCCTTTGCTTACCAGGCCGCTAGCAAAAAACAGCAAGCGGCTATTCAGGCGCATTTTACTCAACAATTTGGTATTCAGTTACCAGAAAGCCACAGCGTATACCTTAAAGGCAAAGATTATTGGCTACTGCCTAACAGTTTTCTTCGAGTTAAAGATGAGATGCGCTTTGAGCGCGTAGGTATAAAACTAGCAGAAGAGTTTAAACAAGGCTTTCGTACCAGCCACGATGCGATAACCGCCTTAGGCCCCTTAGTCAGTAAAAACCTTATGGAATTAGACCATCAGCAGGCGCACCAATATTATCAAGGCAAAGATATTAGTTACCCCAATAATAACCAAGGCGAACTGGCGGTCAGTTATCAGGGACAAATTATTGGTCTAGGTAAGTGGGTTCGCAACAAAATTAAGAATGGTTACCCGCGAGAGCTGGTGAAAGACAAGGGGCTAGGCTAA
- the fabD gene encoding ACP S-malonyltransferase: MSKLAFVFPGQGSQSVGMLAELVEEYPIVADTFKEASEVLGYDLAGLIANGPAESLNETSRTQPALLAASVALWRLWNQLGGEQPKLLAGHSLGEYSALTCAGVLEFADALKLVEYRGQLMQQAVPAGVGAMSAIIGLANQDIIDACEKAAEDQVVTAVNFNSPGQVVIAGHKEAVERANVLCKEAGAKRALPLPVSVPSHCALMQPAADELAGYIEGISFSEPKFDVINNVDVAIEKDAKAIKSALIKQLYSPVRWTETVEAMAAKGIDTVYECGPGKVLSGLVKRIHKPLVAAAINDVTSIKSALDNK; the protein is encoded by the coding sequence ATGAGTAAATTAGCATTTGTTTTTCCAGGTCAGGGCTCACAAAGCGTTGGCATGTTGGCTGAATTAGTTGAGGAATACCCGATTGTTGCTGATACCTTTAAAGAGGCATCAGAGGTTTTGGGTTATGACTTAGCCGGATTAATTGCTAACGGCCCTGCTGAATCACTAAATGAAACTAGCCGTACCCAGCCTGCTTTATTAGCTGCCTCTGTAGCTTTATGGCGCCTATGGAATCAACTGGGTGGCGAACAGCCTAAACTGTTAGCTGGGCATAGCTTAGGTGAATACTCTGCCTTAACTTGTGCTGGAGTCTTAGAGTTTGCCGACGCATTAAAACTGGTTGAATATCGTGGCCAGCTTATGCAGCAAGCTGTGCCTGCAGGAGTAGGGGCTATGTCAGCGATTATCGGCCTAGCCAACCAAGATATTATTGACGCTTGTGAAAAAGCCGCCGAAGACCAAGTAGTGACTGCGGTTAACTTCAATTCACCGGGCCAAGTAGTGATTGCAGGCCACAAAGAAGCGGTAGAGCGTGCCAACGTATTATGTAAAGAAGCCGGCGCCAAGCGTGCTCTTCCTTTACCGGTTAGCGTGCCATCTCACTGTGCCTTAATGCAACCTGCAGCAGATGAGTTGGCTGGCTACATTGAAGGTATTTCTTTTTCAGAGCCTAAGTTTGATGTAATCAATAACGTAGATGTTGCTATTGAGAAAGATGCTAAAGCGATTAAGTCTGCTTTAATTAAACAATTATACAGCCCAGTTCGCTGGACTGAGACGGTTGAAGCAATGGCTGCTAAAGGCATCGACACCGTTTATGAGTGTGGCCCAGGTAAAGTACTCAGTGGTTTAGTGAAGCGTATTCACAAGCCTTTGGTTGCGGCCGCAATTAACGATGTAACATCGATAAAATCAGCTTTAGATAATAAGTAA
- the pabC gene encoding aminodeoxychorismate lyase: MHDSGLSQLDRGLSYGDGFFTTMLVENGIIQLWSYHQQRLLTAQQQLGFPVLQLDKIKAKLEQTLQDKALAVAKITVTRGLGGRGYSLPEHVSPSVFTSISEFPSHYLDWRQQGIRLGIAKLRLASGNITAHLKTLNRLEQVLLKQEADTQQVDDLVCCDIFDHVVEGVASNLFWVKDNCIYTSDLKGAGVAGTQRAFLLDTVSQSPYQLKTGQFAIEQLYQADELFVSNALLQFAPVKQFAEYSYSQFPVCRWFQEVVKHAS, from the coding sequence TTGCACGACTCTGGTTTGTCTCAGCTTGATCGGGGCTTAAGTTATGGTGACGGCTTTTTTACTACCATGCTGGTTGAAAACGGCATTATCCAGTTGTGGTCTTATCACCAGCAGCGCTTACTAACAGCTCAGCAGCAACTTGGGTTTCCAGTTCTTCAGCTCGATAAGATAAAAGCGAAACTCGAACAAACTTTGCAGGACAAAGCCTTGGCTGTGGCTAAAATTACTGTTACTAGAGGACTGGGGGGACGAGGTTATAGTCTTCCCGAACACGTTAGCCCTTCTGTATTTACCAGTATTAGCGAGTTTCCTTCTCATTATCTAGATTGGCGTCAGCAAGGCATCCGCTTGGGTATCGCTAAGCTGCGTTTAGCCAGTGGCAATATCACCGCCCATTTAAAAACTCTCAACCGTTTAGAGCAGGTATTGCTCAAACAAGAAGCCGATACCCAACAAGTCGATGATTTGGTTTGTTGTGATATTTTTGATCATGTTGTTGAGGGGGTGGCATCCAATTTATTCTGGGTAAAGGATAATTGTATTTATACCAGTGATCTTAAGGGGGCTGGTGTGGCTGGTACCCAACGGGCATTTTTATTGGATACTGTTAGCCAGTCACCCTATCAGCTGAAAACAGGACAGTTTGCAATTGAGCAACTTTATCAGGCGGATGAGCTATTTGTTAGTAATGCCTTGTTGCAATTTGCGCCAGTTAAGCAGTTCGCAGAATATAGCTATAGCCAGTTTCCAGTTTGTCGGTGGTTCCAAGAAGTGGTGAAGCATGCTTCGTAA
- the fabF gene encoding beta-ketoacyl-ACP synthase II, with the protein MTKRRVVVTGIGALSPVGNTAESTWQALQAGQSGIGPIEHFDVEAFPTRFAGLVKDFNVEEFMSKKDARKMDAFIQYGVAAGVMAFDDAGIEVTEENADSIGVSIGSGIGGLGLIEQNHENYLKNGPRKISPFFVPSTIINMVAGHLSIMKGLKGPNIAVTTACTTGAHAIGLAARMIAYGDADVMLAGGAEKASTHLGMGGFGAAKALSTRNDDPTKASRPWDKDRDGFVLGDGAGVIVLEEYEAAKARGAKIYAELVGFGMSGDAYHMTSPPADGDGAARSMAAAIKDAGIEPSEIDYINAHGTSTPAGDIAETQAVKTVFGEHANKVLVSSTKSMTGHLLGAAGAVEAIISILAIRDQIAPPTINLENPSEGCDLDYVVGKARATKIDYALSNSFGFGGTNGSLIFKKIDS; encoded by the coding sequence GTGACCAAACGTAGAGTCGTTGTTACTGGTATTGGTGCATTATCACCAGTAGGTAATACAGCAGAGTCAACTTGGCAAGCACTACAAGCTGGCCAAAGTGGCATAGGCCCTATTGAACACTTTGATGTAGAAGCATTCCCAACCCGTTTTGCAGGTTTGGTTAAAGACTTCAATGTTGAAGAATTTATGAGCAAAAAAGACGCCCGTAAAATGGACGCGTTTATTCAATACGGTGTAGCAGCCGGTGTCATGGCTTTTGATGACGCAGGTATTGAAGTTACTGAGGAAAATGCTGATAGCATTGGGGTATCTATAGGCTCTGGTATCGGTGGTCTTGGACTTATCGAGCAGAACCACGAAAATTACTTAAAAAATGGGCCACGTAAAATTAGCCCGTTTTTTGTTCCATCTACCATCATCAATATGGTAGCTGGCCACCTTTCTATTATGAAAGGCTTAAAAGGCCCTAACATTGCGGTTACTACCGCTTGTACTACTGGCGCGCACGCTATTGGTTTAGCTGCTCGTATGATCGCCTATGGCGATGCTGACGTGATGTTAGCCGGCGGTGCAGAAAAAGCCTCAACCCATTTGGGTATGGGCGGTTTTGGCGCGGCTAAAGCCCTATCTACTCGAAATGACGATCCTACTAAGGCCAGCCGTCCTTGGGATAAAGATCGTGATGGTTTTGTGCTTGGCGACGGTGCCGGTGTTATCGTACTTGAAGAATACGAAGCAGCCAAAGCGCGTGGTGCTAAAATATACGCAGAATTAGTCGGCTTTGGTATGAGTGGTGATGCTTACCACATGACTTCGCCACCAGCTGACGGTGATGGTGCTGCTCGTTCTATGGCCGCAGCAATTAAAGATGCAGGCATTGAACCTTCAGAAATTGATTACATCAATGCCCACGGCACATCAACTCCAGCAGGCGATATCGCAGAAACTCAAGCGGTTAAAACGGTATTTGGCGAGCACGCTAATAAGGTATTGGTAAGCTCAACTAAATCGATGACCGGTCACCTATTGGGTGCAGCGGGAGCCGTTGAAGCGATTATCTCTATCTTGGCAATTCGCGACCAAATTGCACCACCTACCATTAATCTAGAAAACCCAAGTGAGGGTTGTGACTTAGATTATGTAGTAGGTAAAGCGCGTGCAACGAAAATTGATTACGCCTTGTCTAACTCATTTGGTTTCGGTGGTACTAACGGTTCACTGATATTCAAGAAAATTGATAGCTAA
- the fabG gene encoding 3-oxoacyl-ACP reductase FabG, with amino-acid sequence MSLQGKVALVTGASRGIGRATAETLVARGATVIGTATSEKGAEAIAAYLGENGTGLALDVTSTESIQQLFADIKAKYGDIDILVNNAGITRDNLLMRMKDEEWEDIISTNLTSVYRLSKAVLRSMMKKRHGRIISIGSVVGTMGNAGQANYSAAKAGVLGFTRSLAREVASRGITVNAIAPGFIETDMTRALDDNQRGAILSQVPMARLGDAEEIAKTVAFLASEDAAYITGETIHVNGGMYMV; translated from the coding sequence ATGTCTTTACAAGGTAAAGTGGCTTTAGTCACTGGGGCAAGTCGCGGTATTGGCCGTGCAACAGCTGAAACCTTAGTCGCCAGAGGTGCAACGGTTATTGGTACCGCCACTTCTGAGAAAGGTGCAGAGGCCATTGCTGCTTACTTGGGAGAAAATGGCACAGGCTTAGCCCTAGACGTCACATCAACCGAGTCGATTCAACAACTGTTTGCCGATATTAAAGCCAAATATGGTGATATTGACATTCTAGTAAACAATGCGGGTATCACTCGTGATAACTTGCTGATGCGTATGAAAGACGAAGAGTGGGAAGATATTATTAGTACCAACCTTACTTCGGTTTATCGTTTGAGTAAGGCTGTATTACGTTCCATGATGAAAAAACGTCATGGTCGTATTATTAGCATTGGTTCAGTGGTGGGCACGATGGGCAACGCTGGCCAGGCTAATTACTCGGCAGCCAAAGCTGGAGTACTAGGTTTTACTCGCTCATTAGCTCGTGAAGTCGCTTCTCGCGGGATCACAGTAAACGCGATTGCTCCAGGTTTTATTGAAACAGATATGACCAGAGCACTTGACGATAATCAACGTGGTGCTATCTTGTCGCAGGTGCCTATGGCTCGTCTTGGTGACGCTGAAGAAATCGCCAAAACCGTAGCTTTCTTAGCCAGTGAAGATGCTGCCTATATTACGGGCGAAACGATCCATGTGAATGGCGGAATGTACATGGTTTAA